One window of the Piliocolobus tephrosceles isolate RC106 chromosome 17, ASM277652v3, whole genome shotgun sequence genome contains the following:
- the CARHSP1 gene encoding calcium-regulated heat-stable protein 1, protein MSSEPPPPPQAPAHQASVGLLDTPRTRERSPSPLRGNVVPSPLPTRRTRTFSATVRASQGPVYKGVCKCFCRSKGHGFITPADGGPDIFLHISDVEGEYVPVEGDEVTYKMCSIPPKNEKLQAVEVVITHLAPGTKHETWSGHVVSS, encoded by the exons ATGTCATCTGAGCCTCCCCCACCACCACAGGCCCCCGCCCATCAAGCTTCAGTAGGGCTGCTGGACACCCCTCGGACCCGCGAGCGCTCGCCATCCCCTCTGCGGGGCAACGTGGTCCCAAGTCCACTGCCCACTCGCCGGACAAGGACCTTCTCAGC GACGGTGCGGGCTTCACAGGGCCCCGTCTACAAAGGAGTCTGCAAATGCTTCTGCCGATCCAAGGGCCACGGCTTCATTACCCCAGCTGATGGTGGCCCCGACATCTTCCTGCACATCTCTGA TGTGGAAGGGGAGTATGTCCCAGTGGAAGGCGACGAGGTCACCTATAAGATGTGCTCCATCCCGCCCAAGAATGAGAAGCTGCAGGCTGTGGAGGTTGTTATCACCCACCTGGCACCAGGCACCAAGCATGAGACCTGGTCCGGACACGTCGTCAGCTCCTAG